From a region of the Butyrivibrio sp. AE3004 genome:
- a CDS encoding Coenzyme F420 hydrogenase/dehydrogenase, beta subunit C-terminal domain — protein sequence MDVRTINVISKEYCTGCKACGDSCPQDAISFCIDNEGFWYPQISSDSCVNCGACLACCPVTNNTYENAEPIRAYASWNKDDNERRNATSGGVFPAIAEEIISSGGFVIGSAYTNNFKGAYHMVASNEEGISRLKGSKYFQSDTEKIYQKTKSCIDTGREVLFVGTPCQVAALYGFFGERPANLLTLDFICRGVPSPLLQKKKIEYYERMEQSRVIFYRDKYKKYAWIDFGAMLKYESGKEQFVSRWKDEFLHFFIAKNLNLRPSCYNCQFKKGNMYSDITMGDFWQIDRVTERDLRDGVSALVINTPKGQACIDRLQNSLYLIKKPIERISNGNPSYVSSPDRPKERGHFFSTITKDGWEGALQEFKEFRAETDEQKNAHEKRMRQRPLLFLKEEKENIDWDAFVYYNYRCNSVIREKNAFLIPYEGSVIDIHPNAKLNLKGNILINYCPSYPRGSKETVVRLRDGATVYLDNRVELAYGTTFSVAENAYFKAGYFTTMIDTCIICKKKMIFGNNVMFGRNITVFDSDYHPIYDSDFNPHIMDEEVVIGDNVWIGTNSIILKGSVIGNDTIIGAGTMVHGKVPKECVFTNKRTEDVVAEGYIWER from the coding sequence ATGGATGTGAGAACAATAAACGTAATATCAAAAGAATATTGTACAGGATGCAAAGCTTGTGGAGATTCCTGTCCACAAGATGCTATTAGCTTTTGCATTGATAATGAGGGATTTTGGTATCCTCAAATAAGTAGTGATAGTTGCGTTAATTGCGGAGCCTGTTTAGCATGCTGCCCAGTTACTAATAATACGTATGAAAATGCAGAACCAATAAGAGCGTATGCTTCATGGAATAAGGATGACAATGAGAGGAGAAATGCCACTTCAGGAGGAGTTTTTCCAGCGATAGCAGAGGAGATTATTTCCAGCGGAGGATTTGTTATTGGAAGTGCATATACAAATAATTTTAAAGGTGCATACCATATGGTTGCATCTAATGAAGAAGGAATTAGTAGACTTAAAGGCAGCAAGTATTTTCAAAGTGATACTGAAAAAATATACCAAAAGACGAAAAGTTGTATTGATACAGGAAGAGAAGTTCTATTTGTTGGTACACCATGTCAGGTAGCTGCATTGTATGGCTTTTTCGGTGAAAGACCTGCAAACCTACTCACATTAGATTTTATATGTAGAGGAGTACCTTCCCCATTATTACAAAAGAAAAAGATTGAATATTACGAAAGAATGGAGCAATCTCGGGTCATTTTTTATCGTGATAAATATAAAAAGTATGCGTGGATTGATTTTGGAGCAATGTTAAAGTATGAAAGCGGCAAAGAACAGTTTGTAAGTAGATGGAAAGATGAATTCCTGCATTTCTTTATTGCTAAAAATCTAAATTTGCGTCCTAGTTGCTATAATTGTCAGTTTAAGAAGGGAAATATGTACTCTGATATTACGATGGGTGATTTCTGGCAGATTGACAGAGTGACAGAGAGGGATCTACGCGATGGTGTTTCTGCATTAGTGATAAATACACCCAAAGGGCAGGCGTGTATCGATAGGTTGCAAAACTCTCTTTATTTAATAAAAAAACCAATAGAGCGAATTAGTAATGGTAATCCTTCTTATGTTTCATCTCCTGATAGACCGAAAGAACGAGGGCACTTTTTCTCAACAATTACAAAGGATGGGTGGGAAGGTGCTCTACAAGAGTTTAAGGAATTCAGAGCTGAAACAGATGAGCAAAAAAATGCGCATGAAAAACGCATGCGACAACGACCACTTCTCTTTCTGAAAGAGGAAAAAGAAAACATAGATTGGGATGCATTCGTTTACTACAACTATAGATGCAATTCAGTCATTAGAGAAAAGAATGCTTTTTTGATTCCGTATGAAGGATCAGTAATTGACATTCATCCTAATGCAAAATTGAACCTTAAAGGCAATATACTGATTAACTACTGTCCATCATATCCAAGAGGTAGCAAAGAGACAGTTGTAAGACTTAGAGATGGTGCAACGGTATATTTGGACAATAGGGTTGAACTTGCATATGGAACTACGTTTTCTGTGGCAGAGAACGCATATTTTAAGGCAGGATATTTTACGACAATGATTGATACCTGCATTATATGCAAGAAGAAAATGATATTTGGAAATAATGTGATGTTTGGTAGAAACATAACAGTATTTGATTCAGATTATCATCCTATATATGATTCTGATTTTAACCCTCATATTATGGATGAAGAAGTTGTAATTGGCGATAATGTCTGGATTGGAACAAATAGCATAATTTTAAAAGGTTCAGTGATAGGGAATGACACAATAATAGGAGCCGGAACCATGGTTCATGGAAAGGTTCCTAAAGAGTGTGTTTTTACTAATAAGAGAACCGAGGATGTTGTTGCTGAAGGGTATATTTGGGAGAGATAA